The Candidatus Defluviibacterium haderslevense DNA window GGAAGTGAGTAATTGGGGTGGAACCATAAAGTATGTGACGGAATCAAGATATATGCCACCATGGAAACCTGATCCATCCTATCGCAATTTTCAACACGAGAACGTCCTAACCAATGATGAAATAGTACAAATAGGTAAATGGGTGGACAACGGAATGCCAGAAGGAGATCCATCTAAATTTTATCCTTTTCCAAATTACCCTTCAGGATCCCAAATTGGTACTCCTGATCTGGTCGTTTCCTTTGCAAAAAAATACATCCATAAAGGAAATGGAAAAGATGAATATCGCTACTTCGTATTACCAACCAATCTTACAGAAGACAAGGATCTTATTGCACTCGAAATGCGACCAGGAAATACCAAGACCGTACACCACACCTTATTTTGGGCTGATCCTACTGGAGCTGCCCGTGCTGAAGATGCTAAATCTCCTGAATATGGTTATACAGGTGGCGGGTCAAGTGCTCTTTCTGGTGAACAACTTCCAGGCTATGTTCCAGGACAGAAACCCAACCAATTCACTGCGGGAATGGCTCAAAAAGTCCCCAAAGGATCTGATCTTGTGCTCCAAATGCATTATGCTCCAACGAGTGTCGATGAAGCAGACAGCTCTGTCGTCAATTTATTTTTTGCAAAAAAGCCAGCTACACGTTATGTTTATAATAAAATATTATTGCCTACGGATTTGGTGAATGGTCCTTTCATCATTCCTGCCAATCAGGTTAAAGAATTTCATGCAGTATATAAAATTCCACTTCAAGTGAGTCTTACAGGCATCTGGCCCCACTGTCACATGTTAGGACAAAAATGGGAAGCCTACGCAAAACTTCCTGATGGCACTAAAATCCCTTTGGTAAAAATTAATGACTGGGATTTCAACTGGCAAGGGGGATATTATTTTAACAAACTCATTGTACTTCCAGTCAATACTGAAATTCATGCGTTTTGCACT harbors:
- a CDS encoding T9SS type A sorting domain-containing protein, with amino-acid sequence MMKYILSLSLIIMATGLTHAQSFNENIAPIIYKHCGGCHRPGEIGPFTLTNYQEVSNWGGTIKYVTESRYMPPWKPDPSYRNFQHENVLTNDEIVQIGKWVDNGMPEGDPSKFYPFPNYPSGSQIGTPDLVVSFAKKYIHKGNGKDEYRYFVLPTNLTEDKDLIALEMRPGNTKTVHHTLFWADPTGAARAEDAKSPEYGYTGGGSSALSGEQLPGYVPGQKPNQFTAGMAQKVPKGSDLVLQMHYAPTSVDEADSSVVNLFFAKKPATRYVYNKILLPTDLVNGPFIIPANQVKEFHAVYKIPLQVSLTGIWPHCHMLGQKWEAYAKLPDGTKIPLVKINDWDFNWQGGYYFNKLIVLPVNTEIHAFCTYDNTVNNPVNPNNPPKPITWGEGTSDEMFYLPISFVIALPGDENVLLGSSDPKADNIVYEDASIYPIVPNPVKDEIKVGFVLSHDAVINMSIFDERGNKIQDLIQSSSYPQGQHVIKHKISDIPNGVYIVRLATNNKFVSQRFVVAK